A region of the Oncorhynchus gorbuscha isolate QuinsamMale2020 ecotype Even-year linkage group LG02, OgorEven_v1.0, whole genome shotgun sequence genome:
ctattctccctcctctctctattatctctccttctctctctattcttcctctatactctctctattctctctcttctctcttctttctattctctctcttctctctattctttctctctattctctctcctctattctctctcttctctctattctttctctctattctctctcctctctattctctcctctctattctttctctctattctctctctattatctctccttctctctatattattcctctctcctctctatcctctctctattctctctcctctctattctctctcctctctattctctcctctctattctttctctctattctctctctattatctctccttctctctatattattcctctctcctctctatcctctctctattctctctcctctctattctctctcctctctattctctttgtctattctatctattctctctgtctattctctctgtctattctatatattctctgtctattctctctgtctattctctctattctgtctatTCTAtatattctctttctctctctctgtctattctcttccctctctctctcctctctctctgtctattctctcccctctctctctcctctctctctctctcctctctctctgtctattctctcccctctctctctctcccctctctctctcctctctctctgtctattatctcccctctctctctcctctctctctgtctattctctctattctctcccctctctctgtctattctctcccctctctctctcccctctctctctcctctctctctgtctattctctctattctctctgtctattctctctctcctctctctctgtctattctctctctcctctctctctcctctctctctgtctattctctctctcctctctctctcctctctctctgtctattctctccctctctctctcccctctctctctcctctctctctgtctattatatcccctctctctctcctctctctctgtctattctctctattctctctgtctattctctctctcctctctctctgtctattctctcccctctctctctcccctctctctctctctctctctgtctattatatcccctctctctctcctctctctctgtctattctctctattctctctgtctattctctctctcctctctctctgtctattctctctctcctctctctctcctctctctctgtctattctctctctcctctctctctcctctctctctgtctattctctcccctctctctctcccctctctctctcctctctctctgtctattatatcccctctctctctcctctctctctctctattctctctattctctctgtctattctctctctcctctctctctgtctattctctctattctctctgtctattctctctctcctctctctctgtctattatatcccctctctctctcctctctctctgtctattctctctattctctctgtctattctctctctcctctctctctgtctattctctcccctctctctctcccctctctctctcctctctctctgtctattatatcccctctctctctcctctctctctgtctattctctctattctctctgtctattctctctctcctctctctctcctctctctctgtctattctctctctcctctctctctcctctctctctgtctattctctcccctctctctctcccctctctctctcctctctctctgtctattatatcccctctctctctcctctctctctgtctattctctctctcctctctctctgtctattctctctctcctctctctctcctctctctctgtctattctctctctcctctctctctcctctctctgtctattctctcccctctctctcccctctctctctcctctctctctgtctattatatcccctctctctctcctctctctctctctcctctctctctgtctattctcgctgtctattctctctattctctctctctctctctctctctgtctattctcgctgtctattctctctattctctctgtttattctctctctctctctctctctctctctctctctctctctctctgtctactctctcccctctctctctctctctctctctctcctctctgtctattctctccccctctctctctctctgtctattctctcccctctctctctctctctctctctctctctctctctctctctctctctctctctctcctctctctctgtctattctctctctgtctattctctttctctattctctcccctctctctctccccctctctctctcctctctctctctgtctattctctcccctctctctctctctctctctctgtgtgtctattctctctctctgtctattctctcccctctctctctctctctctctctctctctctctctctctctctctctctctctctctctctctctatctattctctctctctattctctctctctctctgtctattctctctctctctctgtctattctctctctctctctgtctattctctctctctctttgtctattctctctctctctctctctttgtctattctctctctctctattctctctctctctctctctctctctctctctctctctctctctctctctctctctctctctctctgtctattctctctctctctctgtctattctctctctctctctgtctattccctcccctctctctctcctctctgtctattctctctctattctatccaTCTCGTCAACATTCCATCAAGATGAACATATAGAAGAGTAATATGGCctgatatatgatatatatataaataagagcagagagagagagtcagagcagaGGTAGTAGACAGACCTGAATATTGGGGAATCTATTGAAATGACTAGAAGGTCAGACTGCGTAATTAACCAGATGTCATTGGTCTGTCCTGTTTAGTAATTGACTTtgttcctctgtccctctgtgtgtgtccctgcaggCGCGCTGACGGAGTGCTATGATGAGCTGGGGAATCGCTACCAGCTGCCAGTCTACTGCCTGTCCCCACCCGTCAACATGATCGAGGAGAAGAGTGACCTTGAGAGCCTTGAGGTCAGCGAGCCCCCCCCCGGCGAGGGTCAGGAGTGCCAGCTACGCCTGCGTCTGTCCACGGGCCGGGACCTGCGCCTGGCGGTGAGGACCACGGACACGGTGCAGCACATGAAGAGGCAGCTGCAGGCGGTGGAGGGCGTGTCGGCGGCCACCCAGCGCTGGTTCTTCTCAGGCCGGCCGCTCACAGACAAGATGAAGCTGGAGGAGCTGAAGATCTCCAGGGACTACGTGGTGCAGGTGATCATCAGCCAGCCGCCCGCCCCCCTGCCCACCCAGGCACCGCCCGTCCTCACCCCAACCACACCCACGTCCATGCCCGCCACACTGCCCCAGGACCCCACGCCCGTAGAGAACTAGTGCCTGGCACCTGGAGAGGGCACGCATGCAGGAAAAGACAGACCACCAAGGGAAGACCAGCTTTTGACAAGTGGAGATTTGGGTGCGGTTGTGAGGCAGACACGTGTCTCAGCAGGTGAAGGAACAGTCCTGGAGAACCGAGCCGAGCTAGGTGGTCATGTAAAGTGTTTGTTTAGAGTTGTGTGAGGGTTTGTTAAGCtgtgtgccctccctctctcttctcctctctcctccacgaGACGGGGAGGTGTTTCTGCAAGGCATGCTGGGATAGCAGCAGGGGTGTCTCTGTgcctcagccagagcaggaggacTCCGCCTCCGTGACTGAAGACAACTAACCAGGAGCAGCAAGAGACTCCACCACAGGACAGGAACGCCTGCTAACCTGTCATTTCAAAAATCTACCTTTTACAAaaactctttaaaaaaaacttgtcTTGTTTTTAGTGGAAACTGAACAACCAAAAAATAAGATCTGAGGAAACTATAGGAATATACAGTAACAGCCCATGTTGTTACAAACCATGTTCCAGAACCCCCTGCCTGTTCTTCATCTCCTCTGTAGCTTCTAGTCAACCAGCTGTCAGTCCTtctattgcccccccccccccccccgtagtaGCCTTGACCTGACCTGTAGCCTCTTTCTGCAGACGTTACATGTCGCTCTGCCAGTCAACTCGTCCTCCCTCGGGAGCCTTCCTCCCCCGGGAGCCTTCCTCCCCCGGGAGCCTCCTTCCTCCCCCGGGAGCCTACCTCCCCCGGGAGCCTCCTTCCTCCCCCGGGAGCCTTCCTCCCCCGGGAGCCTCCTTCCTCCCCCGGGAGCCTTCCTCCCTCGGGAGCCTTCCTCCCCCGGGAGCCTTCCTCCCCCGGGAGCCTTCCTCCCCCGGGAGCCTTCCTCCCTCGGGAGCCTTCCTCCCCCGGGAGCCTTCCTCCCCCGGGAGCCTTCCTCCCCCGGGAGCCTCCTCCTCCCCCGGGAGCCTTCCTCCCCCGGGAGCCTCCTTCCTCCCCCGGGAGCCTTCCTCCCCCGGGAGCCTCCTTCCTCCCCCGGGAGCCTACCTTTTAGTTGTGATCTTGGTTTGTGAAGTTAGTAGGCCGCCACTGCGTCGGATTAGTTCCCTTCTCATTCCCCAGTAAACATCCCATCATGTCCTGTTGTCTATTCATACCTGATATTATCTTGAGATGAACTACTGGAGGTTTCCGCAGAACTTAAAAAACTACAATGTTGTACAAACTGAATGTGCTGGGATGAAGTGTCATTGCAAAGTTTTTAATGACATTAATGTTTAGAAATTCTGCTTCACTGTACTTTAAGATACTTATCAGAGCAATGTATTTAGCATTGCGaaatcatttgtgtgtgtgtgtgtgtgtgtgtgtgtgtgtgtgtgtgtgagagagagagagagagagagagagagagagagagagagagagagagagagagagagagagagagagagagagagagagagagagagagagagagagagagagagagagagagagagagagagagagagagagagagagagagagagagagagagagagagagagagagagagagagagagagagagagagagagagagagagagagagagagagagagagagagagagagagagagagagagagagagagagagagagagagagagagagagagagagagagagagagagagagagagagagagagagagagagagagagagagagagagagagagagagagagagagagagagagagagagagagagagagagagagagagagagagagagagagagagagagaggttgtactGTGGACAGACTAAGTCACACCAGTCGTCTTGACCTTTACTCCAGCAGCTgacttcctctgtatctctcgcggtgtgtttgagtgtgttttTAAGGTACATTGAGACGTATTCATGGGGGGAAAAAAATGAATTTCAGAAACCCAGTTGCATATTTTGATGAAATAGAATGTTTTTAATTAAATTGACCAACATTTGTACGCCACaatttctgtgtctctctcatttCATTGGACCAGTTGATGGGAATAGAAGTGGCGCTGGGGTTTCAGTCGGGGATAAATGGAATGGCAAAGTGAACTAGCAGAATTCCATCTGTAGTATAACCTGTCCCATACAGAGGTTACTGTACAGTCAAAAACACCTTGATTACCATAGAAGTAGGGAAGTAGTATTGGGGGTGGGGGTGCTGTCATTTATTTCGCCaatggggagtgggggggggcaTGTATTTTTGCCCGCGCTGGTGCTATAGATGGATATATCTGCTGATATTAGACTATtacagtgcactacctttgtaAAAAtaattatatactatatattttttaatcgtGATTTTTCAGAGGGTGTCAGTACCCCTACTTCCCTCGGCTATGAATCTATCTATAGATTCTATACAAACACAGATGTGAAGAACAGTCATGTTCAGAAggaacaaaacatatatttttctCCTGTTTTTGTACCTACTGACCATGACCCCTATTTGGAGTTCAGAGTCAAAGCACACTGGCATTGTGTTGTTGTGGCTTTACAGGATGTTGGCCCTAGTCTGTAGCAGAGGAGGAACATGTGCTCTACACTTCCTTTGTGGGGTTTCCACCCTTTGGAAAGACAATGAAAAACAGGGAAGCAGCTTTGTGAGCGTAGTTCCATATTTCCTCTCATCTGCTGACAGAGAATACATCCTTTTTTTGCAtcactgtagagagagatggaccttTTGTCCATGTTGGGAAGACTAAGTAGTCTGCATGTTTACACATTAGCCTGGATACCCGAGGCACGCAAACCCCCATCCACTCTGATGGTCATGAGTCTGCATGTTTACACATTAGCCTGGATACCCAAGGCACGCAAACCCCCATCCACTCTGCTGGTCATGAGTCTGCATGTTTACACATTAGCCTGGATACCCGAGGCACGCCAACCACCATCCACTCTGCTGGTCATGAGTCTGCATGTTTACACATTAGCCTGGATACCCGAGGCACGAAAACCCCCATCCACTCTGCTGGTCATGAGTCTGCATGTTTACACATTAGCCTGGATACCCGAGGCACGTAAACCCCCATCCACTCTGCTGGTCATGAGTCTGCATGTTTACACATTAGCCTGGATACCCGAGGCACGTAAACCCCCATCCACTCTGCTGGTCATGAGTCTGCATGTTTACACATTAGCCTGGATACCCGAGGCACGTAAACCCCCATCCACTCTGCTGGTCATGAGTCTGCATGTTTACACATTAGCCTGGATACCCGAGGCACGTAAACCCCCATCCACTCTGCTGGTCATGAGTCTGCATGTTTACACATTAGCCTGGATACCCGAGGCACGTAAACCCCCATCCACTCTGCTGGTCATGAGTCTGCATGTTTACACATTAGCCTGGATACCCGAGGCACGTAAACCCCCATCCACTCTGCTGGTCATGAGTCTGCATGTTTACACATTAGCCTGGATACCCGAGGCACGCAAACCCCCATCCACTCTGCTGGTCATGAGTCTGCATGTTTACACATTAGCCTGGATACCCGAGGCACGTAAACCCCCATCCACTCTGCTGGTCATGAGTCTGCATGTTTACACATTAGCCTGGATACCCGAGGCACGTAAACCCCCATCCACTCTGCTGGTCATGAGTCTGCATGTTTACACATTAGCCTGGATACCCGAGGCACGTAAACCCCCATCCACTCTGCTGGTCATGAGTCTGCATGTTTACACATTAGCCTGGATACCCGAGGCACGTAAACCCCCATCCACTCTGCTGGTCATGAGTCTGCATGTTTACACATTAGCCTGGATACCCGAGGCACGTAAACCCCCATCCACTCTGCTGGTCATGAGTCTGCATGTTTACACATTAGCCTGGATACCCGAGGCACGTAAACCCCCATCCACTCTGCTGGTCATGAGTCTGCATGTTTACACATTAGCCTGGATACCCGAGGCACGCCAACCACCATCCACTCTGCTGGTCATGAGTCTGCATGTTTACACATTAGCCTGGATACCCGAGGCACGAAAACCCCCATCCACTCTGCTGGTCATGAGTCTGCATGTTTACACATTAGCCTGGATACCCGAGGCACGTAAACCCCCATCCACTCTGCTGGTCATGAGTCTGCATGTTTACACATTAGCCTGGATACCCGAGGCACGTAAACCCCCATCCACTCTGCTGGTCATGAGTCTGCATGTTTACACATTA
Encoded here:
- the LOC124014290 gene encoding ubiquitin domain-containing protein 2-like codes for the protein MGGCVGSHHDSSGSLNENSDGTGVALGRNQALKREKPKWKSDYPMTDGQLRSKRDEFWDTAPAFEGRKEIWDALKAAAQAFESNDHELAQAIIDGASITLPHGALTECYDELGNRYQLPVYCLSPPVNMIEEKSDLESLEVSEPPPGEGQECQLRLRLSTGRDLRLAVRTTDTVQHMKRQLQAVEGVSAATQRWFFSGRPLTDKMKLEELKISRDYVVQVIISQPPAPLPTQAPPVLTPTTPTSMPATLPQDPTPVEN